A window of Streptomyces armeniacus contains these coding sequences:
- a CDS encoding adenosine deaminase, with amino-acid sequence MSDLDTFIAGLPKAELHVHHVGSASPRIVAELASRHPDSPVPKDPEELRDFFTFRDFAHFIELYLSVVDLIRDAADIRLLTYEIARDMARQNIRYAELTVTPYSSTRRGIPDAAFVEAIEDARRGAEKELGVILRWSFDIPGEAGLEAAEETVRIATDSRLGADGLVSFGLGGPEIGVPRPQFKPYFDRAIAAGLHSVPHAGETTGPQTVWDALTELRAERIGHGTSAAQDPALLAHLAEHRIPLEVCPTSNVAVRAVESLADHPLPRMVEAGVPVTINSDDPPMFGTDLNNEYAVAARLLGLDAPGVAALAKNAVRVSFLDAPSVTRICDEIDAYLNAWQQ; translated from the coding sequence CTGTCCGACCTCGACACCTTCATCGCCGGGCTGCCCAAGGCCGAGCTCCACGTCCACCACGTGGGTTCGGCCTCGCCGCGCATCGTCGCCGAGCTCGCCTCGCGGCACCCGGACTCGCCCGTTCCCAAGGACCCCGAGGAGCTCAGGGACTTCTTCACGTTCCGGGACTTCGCGCACTTCATCGAGCTGTACCTGTCGGTCGTCGACCTGATCCGGGACGCGGCCGACATACGCCTGCTCACGTACGAGATCGCCCGCGACATGGCACGGCAGAACATCCGCTACGCCGAGCTCACCGTCACCCCGTACAGCTCGACCCGCCGCGGCATCCCGGACGCCGCCTTCGTGGAGGCCATCGAGGACGCGCGCCGCGGCGCCGAGAAGGAGCTCGGCGTGATCCTGCGCTGGTCCTTCGACATCCCCGGCGAGGCGGGCCTGGAGGCGGCCGAGGAGACCGTACGGATCGCGACGGACAGCCGGCTCGGCGCGGACGGGCTCGTCTCGTTCGGCCTGGGCGGACCGGAGATCGGTGTGCCGAGGCCGCAGTTCAAGCCGTACTTCGACCGTGCCATCGCGGCCGGACTGCACAGCGTGCCGCACGCGGGCGAGACGACGGGGCCGCAGACGGTGTGGGACGCGCTGACCGAGCTGCGCGCGGAGCGCATAGGCCACGGTACGAGCGCCGCCCAGGACCCGGCGCTGCTGGCGCACCTGGCCGAGCACCGCATCCCGCTGGAGGTGTGCCCGACGTCGAACGTCGCGGTCCGCGCGGTCGAGTCGCTGGCGGACCACCCGCTGCCGCGGATGGTCGAGGCGGGCGTGCCTGTGACGATCAACAGCGACGATCCGCCGATGTTCGGCACCGACCTGAACAACGAGTACGCCGTCGCCGCCCGTCTGCTCGGCCTGGACGCGCCGGGCGTGGCCGCGCTCGCGAAGAACGCCGTACGGGTGTCCTTCCTCGACGCACCCTCCGTGACCCGGATCTGCGACGAGATCGACGCGTATCTGAATGCGTGGCAGCAGTAG
- a CDS encoding zinc-ribbon domain-containing protein, with translation MIIFGMSSKQIQLAMLNLLCGFCGNPSAHGLRKHVRKFSLFFIPLFPIAPAKHSLQCTFCGAESEITKENAEQLLAQGGGQGPQPGMGAPQQQGGGNPFAGQQAQPPQQPQQQGGGNPFAGQPQQGQQGQNPYQS, from the coding sequence GTGATCATTTTCGGTATGTCCTCAAAGCAGATCCAACTGGCCATGCTCAACCTGCTGTGCGGCTTCTGCGGCAACCCGTCCGCGCACGGGCTGCGCAAGCACGTCAGGAAGTTCTCGCTCTTCTTCATCCCGCTGTTCCCGATAGCCCCGGCGAAGCACTCGCTCCAGTGCACGTTCTGCGGCGCGGAGAGCGAGATCACCAAGGAGAACGCCGAGCAACTGCTCGCCCAGGGCGGCGGCCAGGGCCCGCAGCCCGGCATGGGCGCGCCGCAGCAGCAGGGCGGCGGGAACCCGTTCGCGGGCCAGCAGGCGCAGCCGCCGCAGCAGCCCCAGCAGCAGGGCGGCGGCAACCCCTTCGCCGGCCAGCCGCAGCAGGGGCAGCAGGGCCAGAACCCGTACCAGTCCTGA
- a CDS encoding Lrp/AsnC family transcriptional regulator: MARDSKNTNGSPAIDAVSLAIIEQLQEDGRRPYGAIGKAVGLSEAAVRQRVQKLLDQGVMQIVAVTDPLTVGFMRQAMVGITVDGDIDPVADALAAIDEVDYVVVSAGSFDLLVEIVCEDDEHLLEMLTKRIRAVPGVRSTESFVYLKLRKQTYAWGTR, encoded by the coding sequence GTGGCTCGCGACTCGAAGAACACCAACGGCTCACCGGCGATCGACGCCGTCTCCCTGGCCATCATCGAACAGCTCCAGGAGGACGGACGCCGCCCGTACGGCGCCATCGGCAAGGCCGTCGGCCTGTCCGAGGCGGCCGTACGGCAGCGCGTGCAGAAGCTGCTCGACCAGGGTGTCATGCAGATCGTCGCCGTGACCGACCCGCTCACCGTGGGCTTCATGCGGCAGGCGATGGTCGGCATCACGGTGGACGGCGACATCGACCCGGTGGCCGACGCACTCGCCGCGATCGACGAGGTCGACTACGTGGTCGTGTCCGCGGGCTCCTTCGATCTCTTGGTCGAGATCGTCTGCGAGGACGACGAGCATCTCCTGGAGATGCTCACCAAACGCATCCGCGCCGTGCCGGGGGTGCGCTCCACCGAGAGCTTCGTCTACCTCAAGCTGCGCAAGCAGACCTACGCGTGGGGAACTCGATAG
- a CDS encoding glycerophosphodiester phosphodiesterase — protein sequence MADMTGITAVGHRGAPYVARENTLPSFGAAIAAGADAVEVDVRLTRDGVPVVVHDRTLERLWERTEEVSAVTADRLRELTVGGVPTLAEALEATAPVRTLVDLPDPGAVPAAVRAVGDAGAADRVYYCGGPLAMRAVRATDPAAEIALTWHRTAPPRPSLLADVRPRWLNFRFGLLTPELVGRAKADGYRVSAWTPDTGRNMRRLLAMGVESVTTNRMDALCRVLRRTGRPAPVR from the coding sequence ATGGCGGACATGACAGGCATAACGGCCGTAGGTCACCGGGGAGCGCCGTACGTCGCCCGGGAGAACACGCTGCCCTCCTTCGGCGCCGCCATCGCGGCGGGCGCCGACGCCGTGGAGGTGGACGTGCGGCTCACCCGCGACGGCGTCCCGGTCGTCGTACACGACCGCACGCTGGAGCGGCTGTGGGAGCGCACGGAGGAGGTCTCCGCCGTCACGGCGGACCGGTTGCGCGAGCTGACCGTCGGCGGCGTGCCCACGCTGGCGGAGGCTCTGGAGGCGACGGCTCCGGTGCGTACGCTCGTCGACCTGCCCGACCCGGGCGCGGTGCCCGCGGCGGTACGGGCGGTGGGCGACGCGGGAGCGGCGGACCGCGTGTACTACTGCGGCGGGCCGCTCGCGATGCGCGCCGTACGCGCCACCGACCCCGCCGCCGAGATCGCGCTCACCTGGCACCGTACGGCGCCGCCCCGCCCGTCGCTGCTGGCGGACGTACGGCCGCGGTGGCTCAACTTCCGCTTCGGCCTGCTGACTCCGGAGCTGGTCGGCCGCGCGAAGGCGGACGGCTACCGCGTCTCGGCCTGGACTCCGGACACGGGCCGGAACATGCGCAGGCTGCTCGCGATGGGCGTCGAGTCCGTCACGACCAACCGCATGGACGCCCTGTGCCGCGTGCTGCGCCGTACGGGACGGCCGGCACCCGTGCGCTGA
- a CDS encoding gamma-aminobutyraldehyde dehydrogenase, whose product MTDQRSDASAPVVPHDHADPPDGLADGAQYVAGRQLPGSSGRRHTLVDPATGESTHTYELAGTADVDAAVEAARRALPEWAGATPGERSDAMHRLHAVLDGQAAELARAESLNCGKPARLTEEFDVPGSVDNVAFFAGAARRLDGVAAAEYSPDHTSYVRREPLGVIGSIAPWNYPLQMACWKILPAIAAGNTIVLKPSELTPLTSLMFARAAHAAGIPDGVVNIVTGAGADAGEHLVGHPAVAMTSFTGSTAVGRRVAALAAGSAKRTHLELGGKAPFVVFDDADLEAAVHGAVAGALINTGQDCTAATRAYVQRPLYDAFVSGVADLMAGVRLGPPTDAATDIGPLISHAHRDRVAGFVERARAYATVVTGGAAPGGPLAPGAYYLPTLVTGAAQDSEIVQGEVFGPVLTVLPFDADDEGLALANDTPYGLAASVWSRDVYRTSRATREIRAGCVWVNDHIPIISEMPHGGYRASGYGKDMSAYSFDEYTQIKHVMSDNTGEPHKDWHRTVFTLSLIHR is encoded by the coding sequence ATGACCGACCAGCGTTCCGACGCGTCCGCCCCGGTCGTACCGCACGATCACGCCGATCCGCCCGACGGGCTCGCGGACGGCGCGCAGTACGTCGCCGGCCGGCAGCTCCCCGGCAGCTCAGGGCGCCGGCACACCCTGGTCGACCCGGCGACCGGCGAGAGCACGCACACGTACGAGCTCGCCGGCACGGCCGACGTGGACGCCGCCGTCGAGGCCGCGCGGCGCGCGCTGCCCGAGTGGGCCGGCGCCACACCCGGCGAACGCTCCGACGCGATGCACCGGCTGCACGCCGTACTGGACGGGCAGGCCGCGGAGCTCGCGCGCGCGGAGTCGCTGAATTGCGGGAAGCCGGCGCGGCTGACGGAGGAGTTCGACGTCCCCGGGTCGGTCGACAACGTCGCCTTCTTCGCCGGCGCCGCACGCCGCCTCGACGGGGTCGCCGCCGCCGAGTACAGCCCCGACCACACCTCGTACGTACGCCGCGAACCGCTCGGTGTGATTGGCTCCATCGCCCCCTGGAACTATCCGCTCCAGATGGCCTGCTGGAAGATCCTCCCGGCCATTGCCGCGGGCAACACCATCGTGCTCAAGCCGTCCGAACTCACCCCGCTCACCTCGCTGATGTTCGCGCGGGCGGCGCACGCCGCGGGCATCCCGGACGGCGTCGTCAACATCGTCACCGGCGCGGGCGCGGACGCCGGGGAGCACCTCGTAGGGCACCCGGCGGTGGCCATGACGTCCTTCACGGGCTCCACGGCAGTCGGCAGGCGGGTCGCGGCGCTGGCGGCCGGGTCGGCGAAGCGCACGCATCTGGAGCTCGGCGGCAAGGCGCCGTTCGTCGTCTTCGACGACGCCGACCTGGAGGCCGCCGTGCACGGCGCCGTCGCGGGCGCGCTGATCAACACCGGCCAGGATTGCACGGCGGCCACCCGCGCGTACGTACAGCGGCCGCTGTACGACGCCTTCGTCAGCGGAGTCGCCGACCTCATGGCCGGCGTACGCCTCGGCCCGCCCACCGACGCGGCCACCGACATCGGCCCGCTCATCTCCCACGCCCACCGCGACCGGGTCGCCGGATTCGTCGAACGGGCACGCGCGTACGCCACCGTCGTCACCGGCGGCGCCGCACCGGGCGGACCGCTCGCCCCCGGCGCGTACTACCTGCCCACCCTCGTCACCGGCGCCGCGCAGGACAGCGAGATCGTGCAGGGCGAGGTCTTCGGGCCGGTCCTGACCGTCCTCCCCTTCGACGCGGACGACGAGGGCCTCGCGCTCGCCAACGACACCCCGTACGGGCTCGCCGCCTCCGTCTGGAGCCGCGACGTCTACCGCACCTCGCGCGCCACCCGCGAGATCCGGGCGGGCTGCGTGTGGGTCAACGACCACATCCCGATCATCAGCGAGATGCCGCACGGCGGCTACCGCGCCTCCGGCTACGGCAAGGACATGTCGGCGTACTCCTTCGACGAGTACACGCAGATCAAGCACGTCATGTCCGACAACACCGGGGAACCGCACAAGGACTGGCACCGCACCGTCTTCACCCTGTCCCTTATACACCGCTT
- a CDS encoding gamma-aminobutyraldehyde dehydrogenase, which translates to MTAELRRLRNYIDGEFRDAADGRTTEVIDPATGEAYASAPLSAAADVDAAMAAAAKAFPAWRDATPATRQRVILKIADVLEARQDELLAAECENTGKPLELTRQEELPMMLDQIRFFAGAARMLEGKSAGEYMDGLTSFVRREPVGVCAQVAPWNYPMMMAVWKFAPALAAGNAVVLKPSDTTPASGVFLAEVIGGVLAELELPQGVFNVVCGDRDTGRLMVEHPVPAMASITGSVRAGMEVAGSAAKDVKRVHLELGGKAPCVVFEDADIPAAVEGIRDGGFFNAGQDCTAATRVLVHESVHDEFVTALAKAAADVKTGDPSDEDCFYGPLNNAVHLEKVAGFIGRLPAHAKVEAGGERVGEKGYFFAPTVVSGLKQDDEIIQNEVFGPVITVQSFTSEEQAVTWSNDVEYALASSVWTKDHARAMRMSKVLDFGCVWINTHIPLVAEMPHGGFKKSGYGKDLSAYGFDDYTRVKHVMTAL; encoded by the coding sequence GTGACCGCCGAGCTGCGTCGACTGCGCAACTACATCGACGGGGAGTTCCGGGATGCCGCGGACGGCCGTACCACCGAGGTGATCGACCCGGCGACCGGCGAGGCGTACGCGTCCGCGCCGCTCTCGGCCGCCGCGGACGTCGACGCCGCCATGGCCGCGGCCGCGAAGGCGTTCCCCGCCTGGCGGGACGCCACCCCCGCCACCCGCCAGCGCGTCATCCTCAAGATCGCGGACGTGCTCGAGGCCCGGCAGGACGAGCTGCTCGCCGCCGAGTGCGAGAACACGGGCAAGCCGCTGGAGCTGACCCGGCAGGAAGAACTGCCGATGATGCTCGACCAGATCCGCTTCTTCGCGGGCGCCGCCCGGATGCTCGAGGGGAAGTCCGCGGGCGAGTACATGGACGGGCTCACCTCGTTCGTACGCCGCGAGCCCGTCGGTGTCTGCGCGCAGGTCGCGCCGTGGAACTACCCGATGATGATGGCCGTCTGGAAGTTCGCCCCGGCGCTCGCCGCGGGCAATGCGGTGGTGCTGAAGCCGTCCGACACCACCCCCGCCTCGGGCGTCTTCCTGGCCGAGGTGATCGGCGGCGTCCTCGCCGAACTCGAGCTGCCCCAGGGCGTCTTCAACGTCGTCTGCGGCGACCGCGACACCGGCCGCCTCATGGTCGAGCACCCGGTGCCCGCGATGGCGTCCATCACCGGCTCGGTCCGCGCGGGCATGGAGGTCGCGGGCAGCGCGGCCAAGGACGTCAAGCGGGTGCACCTGGAGCTGGGCGGCAAGGCGCCCTGCGTCGTCTTCGAGGACGCCGACATTCCGGCGGCCGTCGAGGGCATCCGGGACGGCGGCTTCTTCAACGCGGGCCAGGACTGCACGGCCGCCACGCGCGTCCTCGTGCACGAGTCGGTGCACGACGAGTTCGTGACGGCGCTCGCCAAGGCCGCGGCCGACGTCAAGACCGGCGACCCGAGCGACGAGGACTGCTTCTACGGGCCGCTCAACAACGCCGTGCACCTGGAGAAGGTCGCCGGCTTCATCGGCCGGCTGCCCGCGCACGCCAAGGTCGAGGCCGGCGGCGAACGGGTCGGCGAGAAGGGGTACTTCTTCGCCCCGACCGTGGTCTCCGGGCTCAAGCAGGACGACGAGATCATCCAGAACGAGGTCTTCGGCCCGGTGATCACCGTCCAGTCCTTCACGTCCGAGGAGCAGGCGGTGACCTGGTCGAACGACGTGGAGTACGCGCTTGCGTCGTCGGTGTGGACCAAGGACCACGCGCGCGCGATGCGGATGTCGAAGGTGCTCGACTTCGGCTGCGTGTGGATCAACACGCACATCCCGCTGGTCGCGGAGATGCCGCACGGCGGCTTCAAGAAGTCCGGCTACGGCAAGGACCTCTCGGCGTACGGCTTCGACGACTACACGCGTGTGAAGCACGTGATGACGGCGCTCTAG